From one Marmota flaviventris isolate mMarFla1 chromosome 1, mMarFla1.hap1, whole genome shotgun sequence genomic stretch:
- the Hic2 gene encoding hypermethylated in cancer 2 protein isoform X5, translating to MGGAQPPTHTSLQRRRSQAAGALRGEAHEAARERAERTRELLEAAERHKLDLEQHNQQLQEQWEELSSQLFYYGGERRNQQRAVQQQLGTQLLALQKQLEVVEAKYAMQAEDLRQGAQRTEEAWASFQEQSGVLQELQGKVMEAAAALDTSRGGPEPWDSQLRRVQDCSGSLMEEVARADCEKRLLGGAGAGGIRLWALGALQMLLLLPLGFLALPLLYVLLVKQDAIHQGLPHLSSDAAFRRLRYTLSPLLELRVRGLLPA from the exons TCTGCAACGGAGGCGGAGCCAGGCGGCCGGGGCTCTAAGAGGGGAAGCGCACGAGGCGGCGCGAGAGCGTGCGGAGAGGACGCGTGAACTGCTGGAGGCGGCGGAGCGGCACAAATTGGACCTG GAGCAACACAATCAACAGTTGCAGGAGCAGTGGGAGGAGCTGTCAAGTCAG CTCTTTTACTACGGAGGGGAACGACGGAATCAGCAGCGCGCGGTGCAGCAGCAACTCGGGACGCAATTGCTGGCACTGCAG AAACAGCTGGAAGTGGTGGAGGCCAAGTACGCCATGCAGGCGGAGGACTTACGGCAG GGTGCGCAGCGGACCGAGGAGGCCTGGGCCAGCTTCCAGGAGCAGAGTGGAGTCCTTCAG GAGCTGCAGGGGAAGGTGATGGAGGCGGCGGCTGCGCTGGACACCTCGCGGGGCGGCCCAGAACC GTGGGACTCTCAGCTTCGCCGGGTGCAGGACTGCTCTGGCTCGCTGATGGAGGAGGTGGCCAGGGCCGACTGT GAGAAGCGGCTGTTGGGCGGCGCAGGGGCTGGAGGCATCAG GCTGTGGGCGCTCGGTGCGCTGCAGATGTTGCTGTTGCTCCCGCTTGGCTTCCTGGCACTGCCGCTGCTCTATGTGTTGCTGGTGAAGCAGGACGCCATCCACCAGGGCCTCCCGCACCTCAGCTCGGATGCTGCCTTTCGCCGCCTGCGCTACACGCTGTCCCCACTATTGGAGTTGCGCGTGCGCGGGCTGCTGCCTGCTTAG
- the Hic2 gene encoding hypermethylated in cancer 2 protein isoform X3, whose protein sequence is MAEPQEQLLQLQKDNRDGRMRKQELEELVRGLEAESESLTGRLQELRERERSLQRRRSQAAGALRGEAHEAARERAERTRELLEAAERHKLDLEQHNQQLQEQWEELSSQLFYYGGERRNQQRAVQQQLGTQLLALQGAQRTEEAWASFQEQSGVLQELQGKVMEAAAALDTSRGGPEPWDSQLRRVQDCSGSLMEEVARADCEKRLLGGAGAGGIRLWALGALQMLLLLPLGFLALPLLYVLLVKQDAIHQGLPHLSSDAAFRRLRYTLSPLLELRVRGLLPA, encoded by the exons ATGGCCGAGCCGCAGGAGCAGTTACTGCAGCTCCAGAAAGATAACCGAGATGGCCGCATGCGGAAGCAGGAGCTGGAGGAGTTGGTGCGCGGTCTCGAGGCCGAGAGCGAGAGCCTCACCGGGCGCCTACAGGAACTGCGCGAGCGCGAGCGCAG TCTGCAACGGAGGCGGAGCCAGGCGGCCGGGGCTCTAAGAGGGGAAGCGCACGAGGCGGCGCGAGAGCGTGCGGAGAGGACGCGTGAACTGCTGGAGGCGGCGGAGCGGCACAAATTGGACCTG GAGCAACACAATCAACAGTTGCAGGAGCAGTGGGAGGAGCTGTCAAGTCAG CTCTTTTACTACGGAGGGGAACGACGGAATCAGCAGCGCGCGGTGCAGCAGCAACTCGGGACGCAATTGCTGGCACTGCAG GGTGCGCAGCGGACCGAGGAGGCCTGGGCCAGCTTCCAGGAGCAGAGTGGAGTCCTTCAG GAGCTGCAGGGGAAGGTGATGGAGGCGGCGGCTGCGCTGGACACCTCGCGGGGCGGCCCAGAACC GTGGGACTCTCAGCTTCGCCGGGTGCAGGACTGCTCTGGCTCGCTGATGGAGGAGGTGGCCAGGGCCGACTGT GAGAAGCGGCTGTTGGGCGGCGCAGGGGCTGGAGGCATCAG GCTGTGGGCGCTCGGTGCGCTGCAGATGTTGCTGTTGCTCCCGCTTGGCTTCCTGGCACTGCCGCTGCTCTATGTGTTGCTGGTGAAGCAGGACGCCATCCACCAGGGCCTCCCGCACCTCAGCTCGGATGCTGCCTTTCGCCGCCTGCGCTACACGCTGTCCCCACTATTGGAGTTGCGCGTGCGCGGGCTGCTGCCTGCTTAG
- the Hic2 gene encoding hypermethylated in cancer 2 protein isoform X4: MAEPQEQLLQLQKDNRDGRMRKQELEELVRGLEAESESLTGRLQELRERERSLQRRRSQAAGALRGEAHEAARERAERTRELLEAAERHKLDLEQHNQQLQEQWEELSSQLFYYGGERRNQQRAVQQQLGTQLLALQKQLEVVEAKYAMQAEDLRQELQGKVMEAAAALDTSRGGPEPWDSQLRRVQDCSGSLMEEVARADCEKRLLGGAGAGGIRLWALGALQMLLLLPLGFLALPLLYVLLVKQDAIHQGLPHLSSDAAFRRLRYTLSPLLELRVRGLLPA, translated from the exons ATGGCCGAGCCGCAGGAGCAGTTACTGCAGCTCCAGAAAGATAACCGAGATGGCCGCATGCGGAAGCAGGAGCTGGAGGAGTTGGTGCGCGGTCTCGAGGCCGAGAGCGAGAGCCTCACCGGGCGCCTACAGGAACTGCGCGAGCGCGAGCGCAG TCTGCAACGGAGGCGGAGCCAGGCGGCCGGGGCTCTAAGAGGGGAAGCGCACGAGGCGGCGCGAGAGCGTGCGGAGAGGACGCGTGAACTGCTGGAGGCGGCGGAGCGGCACAAATTGGACCTG GAGCAACACAATCAACAGTTGCAGGAGCAGTGGGAGGAGCTGTCAAGTCAG CTCTTTTACTACGGAGGGGAACGACGGAATCAGCAGCGCGCGGTGCAGCAGCAACTCGGGACGCAATTGCTGGCACTGCAG AAACAGCTGGAAGTGGTGGAGGCCAAGTACGCCATGCAGGCGGAGGACTTACGGCAG GAGCTGCAGGGGAAGGTGATGGAGGCGGCGGCTGCGCTGGACACCTCGCGGGGCGGCCCAGAACC GTGGGACTCTCAGCTTCGCCGGGTGCAGGACTGCTCTGGCTCGCTGATGGAGGAGGTGGCCAGGGCCGACTGT GAGAAGCGGCTGTTGGGCGGCGCAGGGGCTGGAGGCATCAG GCTGTGGGCGCTCGGTGCGCTGCAGATGTTGCTGTTGCTCCCGCTTGGCTTCCTGGCACTGCCGCTGCTCTATGTGTTGCTGGTGAAGCAGGACGCCATCCACCAGGGCCTCCCGCACCTCAGCTCGGATGCTGCCTTTCGCCGCCTGCGCTACACGCTGTCCCCACTATTGGAGTTGCGCGTGCGCGGGCTGCTGCCTGCTTAG
- the Hic2 gene encoding hypermethylated in cancer 2 protein isoform X2 yields the protein MAEPQEQLLQLQKDNRDGRMRKQELEELVRGLEAESESLTGRLQELRERERSLQRRRSQAAGALRGEAHEAARERAERTRELLEAAERHKLDLEQHNQQLQEQWEELSSQLFYYGGERRNQQRAVQQQLGTQLLALQKQLEVVEAKYAMQAEDLRQGAQRTEEAWASFQEQSGVLQELQGKVMEAAAALDTSRGGPEPWDSQLRRVQDCSGSLMEEVARADCEKRLLGGAGAGGIRLWALGALQMLLLLPLGFLALPLLYVLLVKQDAIHQGLPHLSSDAAFRRLRYTLSPLLELRVRGLLPA from the exons ATGGCCGAGCCGCAGGAGCAGTTACTGCAGCTCCAGAAAGATAACCGAGATGGCCGCATGCGGAAGCAGGAGCTGGAGGAGTTGGTGCGCGGTCTCGAGGCCGAGAGCGAGAGCCTCACCGGGCGCCTACAGGAACTGCGCGAGCGCGAGCGCAG TCTGCAACGGAGGCGGAGCCAGGCGGCCGGGGCTCTAAGAGGGGAAGCGCACGAGGCGGCGCGAGAGCGTGCGGAGAGGACGCGTGAACTGCTGGAGGCGGCGGAGCGGCACAAATTGGACCTG GAGCAACACAATCAACAGTTGCAGGAGCAGTGGGAGGAGCTGTCAAGTCAG CTCTTTTACTACGGAGGGGAACGACGGAATCAGCAGCGCGCGGTGCAGCAGCAACTCGGGACGCAATTGCTGGCACTGCAG AAACAGCTGGAAGTGGTGGAGGCCAAGTACGCCATGCAGGCGGAGGACTTACGGCAG GGTGCGCAGCGGACCGAGGAGGCCTGGGCCAGCTTCCAGGAGCAGAGTGGAGTCCTTCAG GAGCTGCAGGGGAAGGTGATGGAGGCGGCGGCTGCGCTGGACACCTCGCGGGGCGGCCCAGAACC GTGGGACTCTCAGCTTCGCCGGGTGCAGGACTGCTCTGGCTCGCTGATGGAGGAGGTGGCCAGGGCCGACTGT GAGAAGCGGCTGTTGGGCGGCGCAGGGGCTGGAGGCATCAG GCTGTGGGCGCTCGGTGCGCTGCAGATGTTGCTGTTGCTCCCGCTTGGCTTCCTGGCACTGCCGCTGCTCTATGTGTTGCTGGTGAAGCAGGACGCCATCCACCAGGGCCTCCCGCACCTCAGCTCGGATGCTGCCTTTCGCCGCCTGCGCTACACGCTGTCCCCACTATTGGAGTTGCGCGTGCGCGGGCTGCTGCCTGCTTAG
- the Hic2 gene encoding hypermethylated in cancer 2 protein isoform X6: MAEPQEQLLQLQKDNRDGRMRKQELEELVRGLEAESESLTGRLQELRERERSLQRRRSQAAGALRGEAHEAARERAERTRELLEAAERHKLDLEQHNQQLQEQWEELSSQLFYYGGERRNQQRAVQQQLGTQLLALQKQLEVVEAKYAMQAEDLRQGAQRTEEAWASFQEQSGVLQELQGKVMEAAAALDTSRGGPEPWDSQLRRVQDCSGSLMEEVARADCEKRLLGGAGAGGIRVLLCCHAGLELLDSSYPSTSAS, encoded by the exons ATGGCCGAGCCGCAGGAGCAGTTACTGCAGCTCCAGAAAGATAACCGAGATGGCCGCATGCGGAAGCAGGAGCTGGAGGAGTTGGTGCGCGGTCTCGAGGCCGAGAGCGAGAGCCTCACCGGGCGCCTACAGGAACTGCGCGAGCGCGAGCGCAG TCTGCAACGGAGGCGGAGCCAGGCGGCCGGGGCTCTAAGAGGGGAAGCGCACGAGGCGGCGCGAGAGCGTGCGGAGAGGACGCGTGAACTGCTGGAGGCGGCGGAGCGGCACAAATTGGACCTG GAGCAACACAATCAACAGTTGCAGGAGCAGTGGGAGGAGCTGTCAAGTCAG CTCTTTTACTACGGAGGGGAACGACGGAATCAGCAGCGCGCGGTGCAGCAGCAACTCGGGACGCAATTGCTGGCACTGCAG AAACAGCTGGAAGTGGTGGAGGCCAAGTACGCCATGCAGGCGGAGGACTTACGGCAG GGTGCGCAGCGGACCGAGGAGGCCTGGGCCAGCTTCCAGGAGCAGAGTGGAGTCCTTCAG GAGCTGCAGGGGAAGGTGATGGAGGCGGCGGCTGCGCTGGACACCTCGCGGGGCGGCCCAGAACC GTGGGACTCTCAGCTTCGCCGGGTGCAGGACTGCTCTGGCTCGCTGATGGAGGAGGTGGCCAGGGCCGACTGT GAGAAGCGGCTGTTGGGCGGCGCAGGGGCTGGAGGCATCAG
- the Hic2 gene encoding hypermethylated in cancer 2 protein isoform X1 has translation MVSGPLALRWCAWAGRGDMGPDMELPSHSKQLLLQLNQQRTKGFLCDVIIMVENSIFRAHKNVLAASSIYFKSLVLHDNLINLDTDMVSSTVFQQILDFIYTGKLLPSDQPAEPNFSTLLTAASYLQLPELAALCRRKLKRAGKPFGSGRVGAAGMGRPSRSQRLSTASVIQARYPGLADGRKGTHTHQELPPAKGSDDELFLSGSTQESTHSLGRGVCPTSGEVGLGGCSSSTNGSTGGCEQELGLDLSKKSPPLPPTTPVPHLTPDDPAQLSDSQQDSPPSASALPIANSASYAELGGTPDESMDLEGAEDNHLSLLEGSGGQPRKSLRHSSRKKEWSKKDPVAGSPFERREAGPKGPCPGEESEGLGDRVPNGILSGSVGGGGPSGPYGDPPYPCKEEEENGKDGSEDSGQSGSEGGSGHPGAHYMYRQEGYETVSYGDNLYVCIPCAKGFPSSEQLNAHVETHTEEELFIKEEGAYETGSGGAEEEAEDLSAPSAAYAAEPRPFKCSVCEKTYKDPATLRQHEKTHWLTRPFPCNICGKMFTQRGTMTRHMRSHLGLKPFACDECGMRFTRQYRLTEHMRVHSGEKPYECQLCGGKFTQQRNLISHLRMHTSPS, from the exons ATGGTTTCTGGGCCCCTGGCACTCCG GTGGTGTGCGTGGGCAGGGCGTGGGGACATGGGGCCCGACATGGAGCTGCCCAGCCACTCAAAGCAGCTCCTGCTACAACTGAACCAGCAGAGGACCAAGGGCTTCCTGTGTGATGTCATCATCATGGTGGAGAACTCAATTTTCCGGGCCCATAAGAATGTTCTGGCTGCCAGTAGCATCTACTTCAAATCCCTGGTCCTACACGACAACCTCATCAATCTGGACACAGACATGGTCAGCTCCACAGTATTCCAGCAGATCCTTGACTTCATCTACACAGGCAAGCTGCTGCCCAGCGACCAGCCAGCTGAGCCCAACTTCAGCACTCTTCTCACTGCCGCCAGCTACCTCCAGCTGCCTGAGTTGGCAGCCCTCTGCCGCCGCAAACTCAAGCGAGCTGGCAAGCCCTTTGGCTCTGGACGGGTTGGGGCTGCTGGCATGGGGCGACCATCCCGTAGCCAGCGGCTATCCACAGCCTCTGTTATCCAGGCTCGGTATCCAGGGCTTGCGGACGGGCGCAAAGGAACCCACACCCACCAGGAGCTCCCACCAGCCAAAGGCTCAGATGATGAGCTCTTTCTTAGTGGCTCCACCCAGGAGAGTACACATAGCCTAGGCCGGGGGGTCTGCCCAACCAGTGGAGAGGTAGGCCTAGGGGGCTGCAGTAGCAGCACCAATGGAAGCACTGGGGGCTGTGAACAGGAGCTGGGTCTTGACCTGTCCAAGAAGagcccacccctgccccccacaACTCCCGTACCCCACCTCACCCCTGATGATCCAGCCCAACTGAGTGACAGTCAGCAGGACTCACCACCTTCGGCCTCTGCCCTTCCCATTGCCAATAGTGCCTCTTATGCTGAGCTGGGAGGCACCCCTGATGAGTCTATGGATCTGGAGGGGGCTGAGGATAACCATCTGAGTCTGCTGGAGGGGTCAGGTGGGCAGCCTCGGAAGAGCCTCCGGCATTCATCCCGTAAGAAGGAGTGGAGCAAGAAGGATCCTGTGGCTGGCTCCCCCTTTGAGCGGAGAGAAGCAGGGCCCAAGGGCCCCTGCCCTGGAGAAGAGAGTGAGGGGCTTGGGGACAGGGTTCCCAATGGCATTCTATCTGGCAGTGTTGGGGGAGGAGGCCCCAGTGGGCCCTATGGGGATCCCCCATACCCTtgcaaggaagaggaggaaaatggCAAGGACGGGAGTGAGGACAGTGGGCAGAGTGGTAGTGAGGGGGGCAGTGGCCACCCTGGCGCCCATTACATGTATCGGCAAGAGGGCTATGAGACAGTGTCATATGGAGACAACCTTTATGTGTGCATCCCTTGCGCCAAGGGCTTCCCCAGTTCTGAGCAGCTCAATGCCCACGTGGAGACACACACCGAGGAGGAGCTGTTCATCAAGGAGGAAGGGGCCTATGAAACTGGCAGCGGGGGTgctgaggaggaggcagaggactTGTCGGCGCCCAGTGCAGCCTATGCTGCTGAGCCCCGGCCCTTCAAGTGCTCTGTCTGCGAGAAGACTTACAAAGACCCGGCTACTCTACGGCAGCATGAGAAGACACACTGGCTGACACGGCCCTTCCCTTGTAACATCTGTGGCAAGATGTTCACGCAGCGTGGCACCATGACCCGCCACATGCGAAGCCACCTGGGCCTGAAGCCCTTTGCCTGTGATGAATGTGGCATGCGTTTTACCCGCCAGTACCGCCTCACTGAGCACATGCGTGTGCACTCAGGTGAGAAGCCATATGAGTGCCAGCTCTGTGGGGGCAAGTTTACCCAGCAGCGTAACCTCATCAGCCACTTGCGCATGCACACCTCCCCCTCCTAG